A genome region from Sphingobium sp. CR2-8 includes the following:
- a CDS encoding type III PLP-dependent enzyme — MHKHPSALGVATALKPAAPVTLIRPEAAARAARFFVEKFPGRSLYAVKANPSPDLIRTLYASGITHFDVASIAEVRLVAQTLAGEEGVKLCFMHPVKAEEAIAEAYNVHGVRTFSLDTIDELEKIMRATNDATDLELCVRLRVSSEHSELSLASKFGAELGETRELLMATRQAADALGICFHVGSQAMSSQAYSDAIERVRAAIVDAAVTVDIIDVGGGFPSVYPGMEPVALENYFEAIHRGFESLPVSYSSELWCEPGRALSAEYSSIIVRVERRRGTELYITDGAYGALFDAAHIGWRFPVALLREDESEEALEAFSFYGPTCDDMDHMVGPFMLPSDVNVGDYIEIGMLGAYGAAMRTGFNGFTSEATIEVEDEPMASLYTEVLPVRRRANVIKLG; from the coding sequence TTGCACAAGCATCCTAGCGCGCTGGGGGTAGCAACCGCCCTCAAACCGGCAGCACCGGTAACGCTGATTCGTCCCGAAGCCGCTGCTCGGGCCGCCCGCTTCTTCGTTGAGAAGTTTCCGGGTCGCTCGCTCTATGCGGTCAAGGCGAACCCGTCGCCCGATCTGATCCGCACGCTATACGCATCGGGCATCACGCATTTCGACGTGGCCTCGATCGCGGAAGTGCGCCTGGTCGCGCAGACGCTGGCCGGTGAAGAAGGCGTCAAGCTGTGCTTCATGCACCCGGTCAAGGCCGAGGAAGCGATCGCGGAAGCGTATAACGTTCACGGTGTGCGCACCTTCTCGCTCGACACGATCGACGAGCTGGAAAAGATCATGCGCGCCACCAACGACGCGACCGATCTGGAATTGTGCGTTCGTCTGCGTGTATCGTCCGAACATTCGGAACTCTCCCTCGCGTCCAAATTCGGCGCGGAACTGGGCGAGACCCGCGAACTGCTGATGGCAACCCGTCAGGCTGCAGACGCACTGGGCATCTGTTTCCACGTCGGCAGCCAGGCGATGAGTTCCCAGGCCTATAGCGATGCGATCGAGCGCGTCCGCGCCGCGATCGTCGATGCGGCCGTCACGGTCGATATCATCGATGTCGGCGGCGGCTTTCCGTCCGTCTATCCGGGCATGGAACCGGTCGCGCTCGAAAATTATTTCGAGGCGATCCATCGCGGTTTCGAAAGCCTGCCGGTCAGCTATTCGTCGGAGCTGTGGTGCGAGCCGGGCCGGGCCTTGTCGGCTGAATATAGCTCGATCATCGTGCGCGTCGAACGCCGCCGGGGCACCGAACTCTACATCACCGATGGCGCTTATGGCGCGTTGTTCGATGCGGCGCATATCGGCTGGCGCTTCCCCGTCGCCCTGCTGCGCGAGGACGAGAGCGAGGAGGCATTGGAAGCCTTTTCCTTCTACGGCCCGACCTGCGACGACATGGACCATATGGTCGGTCCGTTCATGCTGCCTTCGGACGTGAATGTGGGCGACTATATCGAAATCGGGATGCTGGGCGCCTATGGCGCCGCCATGCGGACCGGCTTTAACGGCTTCACGTCGGAAGCGACGATCGAGGTGGAGGATGAGCCTATGGCCAGCCTCTACACCGAAGTTCTTCCCGTGCGCCGTCGCGCAAACGTCATCAAGCTGGGCTAA
- a CDS encoding carboxynorspermidine decarboxylase, with amino-acid sequence METRAGDPAAFARFDLYRVPSPAFVVDEAAVRRNLSVLRDIGDRAGIKVLGALKAFSMWSLGPVLGEYLDGVCASGIYEARLGREEYKGEVATYCAAYKPDDLAEILKISDHVIFNSPGQIARLKPVIDAARAEGRVFDIGLRLNPLNPEGEVPKYDPSQPHSRLGFPIDQLRPEHLAGVDGLHVHNLCEQDFLPLERTWAAIEPHVMPHVGNLKWLNFGGGHHVTRADYQIDDLIAFLQRIKAQTGLELYIEPGEAMALDAGILIGEILDVIDNGMPVAITDISATCHMPDVIEAPYRPAMLHEPEDGPVTRLGGPSCLAGDIIGDYRIPGGAEPGARIAFLDQAHYSMVKTNTFNGVPLPAIWLWNSETDQLTEIKSFSYQDFKARLS; translated from the coding sequence ATGGAAACCCGCGCCGGCGATCCCGCCGCCTTCGCCCGCTTCGACCTCTACCGCGTCCCCTCGCCCGCCTTCGTGGTGGATGAGGCCGCGGTGCGTCGCAACCTGTCCGTCCTGCGGGACATAGGCGATCGCGCGGGGATCAAGGTGCTTGGCGCGCTCAAGGCCTTTTCCATGTGGTCGCTCGGCCCCGTGCTGGGCGAATATCTCGACGGCGTCTGCGCATCGGGCATCTACGAGGCGCGTCTGGGGCGGGAAGAATATAAGGGCGAAGTCGCCACCTATTGCGCCGCCTACAAACCCGACGATCTGGCCGAAATCCTCAAGATTTCCGACCATGTCATCTTCAACAGCCCCGGCCAGATCGCGCGGCTCAAGCCCGTCATTGACGCGGCGCGCGCGGAGGGGCGCGTCTTCGACATCGGCCTGCGCCTCAATCCGCTCAACCCGGAAGGCGAGGTGCCCAAATACGACCCGTCTCAGCCGCACAGCCGCCTCGGTTTCCCGATCGACCAGCTGCGACCTGAGCATCTGGCGGGCGTTGACGGCCTCCACGTCCATAATCTGTGCGAACAGGATTTCCTGCCGCTCGAACGGACCTGGGCCGCGATCGAACCCCATGTCATGCCCCATGTCGGAAACCTCAAATGGCTCAACTTCGGCGGCGGCCATCATGTCACTCGCGCCGACTACCAGATCGATGACCTCATCGCCTTCCTCCAACGGATAAAGGCGCAGACAGGGTTGGAACTCTATATCGAACCGGGCGAAGCCATGGCGCTGGATGCAGGCATATTGATCGGCGAAATTCTCGACGTCATCGACAATGGCATGCCCGTCGCCATCACCGATATCAGCGCCACCTGCCACATGCCCGACGTGATCGAGGCGCCCTACCGCCCCGCCATGTTGCACGAGCCTGAGGATGGCCCGGTGACGCGCCTGGGTGGCCCCTCCTGCCTGGCGGGCGACATCATCGGCGACTATCGAATCCCCGGTGGCGCGGAACCCGGCGCCCGCATCGCGTTCCTCGACCAGGCCCATTATTCGATGGTGAAGACCAACACTTTCAACGGCGTGCCGCTTCCCGCGATCTGGCTCTGGAACTCGGAAACCGATCAACTCACGGAAATCAAATCCTTTTCCTACCAGGACTTCAAGGCTCGTCTCTCCTGA
- a CDS encoding class I SAM-dependent RNA methyltransferase has translation MRDSDLDTIIRIAAKGDGVTADGRHFPLTAPGDRIRPDGSVAFGVHHVEPPCLHFPACGGCQIQQLDEESYADFVTGRVVGALAGQGVVPAAVLPPHISPPMTRRRASLRAARAGNRVTIGFAEEGSHRLIDLDMCAVLDPRLFALLAPLRDLLTTILPDKRAAHVRLSLTDQGVDLLLDGVRVEGLAADEALGDFARAQRLARLTIDEGDGQQTRWEPEAVTVSFGGVAVGFPPFAFLQATPDGEAALVGAVREALPETGAIADLFAGLGTFGLALGAGRPVYAGEGARDAILSLKQAGARSQRRLAADHRDLFRRPLTPEELNRFAAVILDPPRAGAREQVLQLAASAVPLIAYVSCNPASFARDAAHLVGAGYRLDNVKPVGQFRWTTHVELVGIFRR, from the coding sequence GTGAGAGACAGCGACTTAGACACCATCATCCGCATCGCGGCCAAGGGCGACGGCGTCACCGCCGATGGCCGCCACTTCCCCCTGACCGCGCCGGGCGACCGGATTCGACCGGATGGAAGTGTCGCTTTCGGTGTCCATCATGTCGAACCGCCATGCCTGCATTTCCCGGCCTGCGGCGGCTGCCAGATCCAGCAACTGGACGAGGAAAGCTACGCCGATTTCGTGACCGGGCGGGTTGTCGGGGCCTTGGCCGGGCAGGGCGTGGTGCCTGCGGCCGTACTGCCGCCACATATTTCGCCGCCGATGACCAGGCGACGGGCATCGCTGCGCGCGGCGCGGGCGGGCAATCGCGTCACGATCGGCTTTGCCGAGGAGGGCAGCCACAGGTTGATCGACCTCGACATGTGCGCGGTGCTGGACCCTCGCCTGTTCGCGCTGCTGGCGCCGCTCCGGGACTTGTTGACGACGATCCTGCCGGACAAGCGCGCGGCGCATGTGCGGCTGTCGCTGACCGACCAAGGCGTCGACCTGTTGCTGGATGGTGTGCGGGTCGAGGGGCTGGCAGCGGACGAGGCGCTGGGCGATTTCGCGCGGGCGCAGCGACTGGCGCGCCTGACCATAGACGAGGGCGACGGGCAGCAGACGCGCTGGGAGCCGGAAGCGGTGACCGTCAGCTTTGGCGGCGTGGCCGTGGGCTTTCCGCCCTTCGCTTTTTTGCAGGCGACGCCCGATGGCGAGGCGGCGTTGGTCGGGGCGGTGCGCGAGGCATTGCCTGAGACGGGCGCGATCGCCGATCTCTTTGCCGGGCTGGGCACTTTTGGGCTGGCGCTGGGCGCCGGGCGTCCGGTCTATGCCGGGGAGGGGGCGCGGGACGCCATCCTCTCGCTCAAGCAGGCGGGCGCACGATCGCAGCGGCGGCTCGCGGCCGATCATCGCGACCTGTTCCGGCGGCCGCTGACACCCGAGGAATTGAACCGCTTTGCCGCCGTCATCCTCGATCCGCCGCGTGCCGGCGCGCGGGAACAGGTGTTGCAACTGGCGGCGTCCGCCGTGCCGCTGATCGCCTATGTGTCGTGCAATCCCGCCAGCTTCGCGCGGGATGCGGCGCATCTGGTCGGTGCGGGCTATCGGCTCGACAACGTCAAGCCGGTGGGACAGTTTCGGTGGACGACCCATGTCGAACTGGTCGGCATCTTCCGCCGATAA